The Gemmatimonadetes bacterium T265 genome contains a region encoding:
- a CDS encoding transcriptional regulator, with amino-acid sequence MQKPPLEERKALGAFVARRRRQLPPADFGLPTGRRRTPGLRREEVAVLTGVSVSWYTWLEQGRDIWVSAATLRRLAGVLRLSRVETEHLLALASRQPVRVAADEAAIDTLVELVQAVDPVPAYVRNARLDILAWNPAVADLLADYGALAPHERNTLWLAFLHPPYRTLIRDWEQFARGTLRVFSAARARAADKAPFDRLVEEIGAKSAEFRAWWPEGGVQEFEEGIKRLRHPARGLIDLTYVALTPEGRPDLSLVTYLPRPGGGDPAS; translated from the coding sequence ATGCAGAAGCCGCCGTTGGAGGAACGCAAGGCACTCGGCGCGTTCGTGGCGCGCCGGAGGCGCCAGTTACCGCCGGCGGACTTCGGCCTGCCGACCGGGCGGCGGCGTACGCCCGGGCTGCGGCGCGAGGAGGTCGCGGTCCTCACCGGCGTCAGCGTGAGCTGGTATACGTGGCTGGAGCAGGGGCGCGACATCTGGGTGTCGGCCGCCACGCTCCGACGGCTCGCCGGCGTCCTGCGGCTCAGCAGGGTCGAGACGGAACACCTGCTCGCCCTGGCGTCGCGGCAGCCGGTACGCGTGGCGGCCGACGAGGCAGCCATCGACACGCTCGTCGAGCTCGTCCAGGCCGTCGACCCCGTGCCCGCCTACGTCCGCAACGCGCGCCTCGACATCCTCGCGTGGAACCCGGCGGTCGCGGACCTCCTCGCCGACTACGGCGCGCTCGCGCCGCACGAGCGCAACACGCTCTGGCTGGCGTTCCTCCATCCGCCCTACCGCACGCTGATCCGCGACTGGGAGCAGTTCGCGCGCGGCACCCTCCGCGTCTTCTCCGCGGCCCGCGCCCGGGCGGCGGACAAAGCCCCGTTCGACCGCCTGGTCGAGGAGATCGGCGCCAAGAGCGCCGAATTCCGGGCGTGGTGGCCCGAGGGCGGGGTGCAGGAGTTCGAGGAGGGCATCAAGCGGCTGCGCCACCCCGCGCGTGGCCTGATCGATCTCACCTACGTGGCGCTGACGCCCGAGGGGCGCCCGGACCTGTCGCTGGTGACCTACCTCCCGCGGCCCGGAGGGGGGGACCCGGCGTCATAG
- a CDS encoding 3-ketoacyl-ACP reductase → MEGSGKVVVITGGTKGIGRAVAAHLATRGYKLAISYSSDDQAAKETEALVRETGAECLVVRADSRRSAEVDALFQQARDRFGALYAVFANAGLENTASPFAEMREEDLDRIVDINVKGTFFTLQQAARHVVDGGRVVATASTIARYPPPGSGAYAASKAAVRLMVEVLALELGARRITVNSLDPGAVQGSGMFTDMADDLRKTFEASTPMGRLPKAEDLTGAVAFLLSDGARLVTAHHLEVTAGFRV, encoded by the coding sequence GTGGAAGGCTCCGGCAAGGTCGTAGTCATTACCGGCGGCACCAAGGGGATCGGGCGCGCCGTCGCCGCGCACCTCGCGACGCGGGGCTACAAGCTCGCGATCAGCTACAGCAGCGACGACCAGGCGGCGAAGGAAACGGAGGCGCTGGTCCGCGAGACCGGCGCGGAGTGCCTCGTAGTCCGCGCCGACAGCCGTCGCTCCGCCGAGGTGGATGCCCTGTTCCAGCAGGCCAGAGACCGGTTCGGCGCCCTGTACGCCGTGTTCGCGAACGCCGGGCTCGAGAACACGGCGTCGCCGTTCGCCGAGATGCGGGAGGAAGACCTCGACCGTATCGTCGACATCAACGTCAAGGGCACCTTCTTCACGCTCCAGCAGGCCGCGCGTCACGTCGTCGACGGGGGCCGGGTGGTCGCCACCGCTTCGACGATCGCGCGCTACCCTCCTCCCGGATCAGGCGCCTACGCCGCCTCCAAGGCGGCGGTCCGGCTTATGGTCGAAGTGCTGGCGTTGGAACTGGGTGCTCGTCGGATCACCGTGAACTCCCTCGACCCGGGCGCGGTGCAGGGGTCGGGCATGTTCACCGACATGGCGGACGATCTGCGCAAGACCTTTGAGGCGTCGACGCCGATGGGCCGACTGCCGAAGGCGGAGGACCTCACCGGCGCGGTCGCGTTTCTCCTCTCGGACGGGGCCCGCCTCGTCACCGCTCATCACCTCGAGGTCACCGCCGGCTTCCGGGTTTGA
- a CDS encoding bleomycin resistance protein: protein MPPVATPPAAALAIPTLPSRSLASTLAFYRRLGFDGAVHPASDDGYAILTRGDVELHFFAHPALRPAESHAGCYIRVGDADAWFTAASDAGLPRAGIPRLDPIGDAPWGMREFAVVDEDGNLLRIGQAVSPPRG, encoded by the coding sequence ATGCCGCCCGTCGCCACGCCGCCCGCCGCCGCCCTCGCGATCCCGACGCTGCCCAGCCGCTCGCTCGCGTCCACGCTCGCCTTCTACCGCCGGCTCGGCTTCGACGGCGCGGTGCACCCGGCCAGTGACGACGGGTACGCGATCCTCACGCGCGGCGACGTCGAGCTGCACTTCTTCGCGCACCCCGCCCTGCGGCCCGCCGAGTCGCACGCCGGCTGCTACATAAGAGTGGGCGACGCGGACGCGTGGTTCACCGCGGCCTCCGACGCCGGGCTCCCGCGGGCCGGGATCCCGCGGCTGGACCCGATCGGCGACGCGCCGTGGGGCATGCGCGAGTTCGCCGTCGTCGACGAGGACGGCAACCTGCTGCGCATCGGCCAGGCGGTCAGCCCCCCGCGGGGCTGA
- a CDS encoding TetR family transcriptional regulator, with the protein MSRPSLREQLLESGVTTLHKRGFAACGVREITSAAGVPQGSFTNHFRSKEAFGVAVLDRYFEKLQAVADATLRDHTRAPLDRLHAYFDAITDYLAGVGWRHGCLVSNMSLEAPEHSEALRGRLAQVFGALTQPFAEAVRAAQAAGQVRADLDADEAAEVLVAAWHGALLRMKVERSPVPLDRFRRVLFPALLAAPDGGRA; encoded by the coding sequence ATGAGCCGTCCCTCCCTCCGCGAGCAACTTCTCGAATCCGGCGTCACGACCCTGCACAAGCGTGGGTTCGCGGCGTGCGGCGTCCGCGAGATCACTAGCGCCGCCGGCGTCCCACAGGGCTCGTTCACGAACCACTTCCGGTCCAAGGAGGCCTTCGGGGTCGCGGTCCTGGACCGCTACTTCGAGAAGCTGCAGGCGGTGGCGGACGCCACCCTCCGCGACCACACCCGCGCGCCGCTCGACCGGCTACACGCCTACTTCGACGCGATCACCGACTATCTGGCTGGGGTCGGATGGCGCCATGGCTGCCTGGTCAGCAACATGAGCCTCGAGGCGCCGGAGCACAGCGAGGCTCTGCGCGGGCGCCTCGCGCAGGTCTTCGGCGCGCTGACGCAGCCGTTCGCCGAGGCCGTGCGCGCCGCGCAGGCGGCCGGCCAAGTCCGCGCCGACTTGGACGCCGATGAGGCGGCGGAGGTGCTGGTCGCGGCGTGGCACGGCGCCCTGCTGCGGATGAAAGTCGAGCGCAGCCCCGTGCCGCTCGACCGGTTCCGGCGCGTCCTCTTCCCCGCGCTCCTCGCCGCCCCTGATGGCGGGCGCGCATGA
- a CDS encoding DNA-binding response regulator, translated as MTADGGTAGTGTVGGKSPVRVLVVDDEVPARRRLLELLEGEAQVALAGACAGGRDAVRALDAAARAGQPVDVLFLDVQMPEVDGFAVLDAVAAARGPAALPAVVFVTAYDQYALRAFDAHAADYLLKPYSDARFRAALGRAAGRAHADRAQADGAEAAVRRLEALLADVRRRPVGSAAAPEPPARPPYLDRIVLKTRGRVRLLPVEEVAWIEADDVYVRLHTAGGAAHLHRAPLGELEAALDPRRFVRIHRSAVVNLDYVAELQADSHGAFAVRLRDRTVLTLSRSYRPALEARLGQRL; from the coding sequence GTGACGGCCGACGGCGGAACCGCCGGCACCGGAACCGTCGGCGGGAAGTCCCCGGTCCGAGTACTCGTTGTCGACGACGAGGTGCCCGCCCGGCGGCGCCTGCTCGAGCTGCTGGAGGGCGAGGCGCAGGTCGCGCTGGCCGGGGCGTGCGCCGGGGGGCGGGACGCGGTGCGCGCCCTGGACGCGGCGGCGCGCGCCGGGCAGCCAGTCGACGTGCTGTTTCTGGACGTGCAGATGCCCGAGGTGGACGGCTTCGCTGTGCTCGACGCGGTGGCGGCCGCCCGCGGACCGGCGGCGCTGCCCGCCGTCGTGTTCGTGACTGCCTACGACCAGTACGCGCTCCGAGCGTTCGACGCGCACGCCGCCGACTACCTGCTGAAGCCATACAGTGATGCGCGCTTCCGCGCGGCGCTCGGCCGGGCCGCCGGGCGCGCCCACGCGGACCGTGCCCAGGCGGACGGGGCCGAGGCCGCGGTTCGGCGCCTGGAGGCGCTGCTCGCCGACGTCCGGCGCCGCCCGGTGGGCTCGGCGGCGGCACCCGAACCCCCCGCGCGGCCGCCGTACCTCGACCGCATCGTGCTGAAGACCCGGGGGCGCGTGCGCCTCCTGCCGGTCGAGGAGGTCGCGTGGATCGAGGCCGACGACGTGTACGTGCGGCTCCACACGGCCGGCGGCGCGGCGCACCTGCATCGCGCGCCGCTCGGGGAGCTCGAGGCCGCGCTCGACCCGCGGCGCTTCGTGCGCATCCACCGCTCGGCGGTGGTCAACCTCGACTACGTGGCGGAGCTCCAGGCCGACTCGCACGGGGCCTTCGCCGTGCGGCTCCGCGACCGCACGGTGCTGACGCTCAGTCGAAGCTACCGCCCCGCCCTGGAGGCGCGGCTGGGCCAACGGTTGTAG
- a CDS encoding oxidoreductase, with product MKIDGNTVLITGGTSGIGAALAQRLRDVGNHVIVAGRRQDALDKVVRAQERMSGLVLDVADPDSIRAAADQVVRDHPALNVLVNMAGIMKFEDATSKRSLDDAEATIATNLMGPIRMTDALIDQLTGAANAAIINVSSGLGFVPLTTTPTYSASKAAIHFYTVALREQLRGKVEVIELVPPAVATELTPGQSKRPGYMPLSEFIDEVMELLGRQPTPPELLVERVAMQRFAERENRFDATLKKMNEMAAAARAQAGG from the coding sequence ATGAAAATCGACGGCAACACCGTCCTCATCACCGGCGGGACGTCCGGCATCGGCGCGGCGCTGGCGCAGCGGCTGCGCGACGTGGGCAACCACGTGATCGTCGCCGGGCGGCGTCAGGACGCGCTCGACAAGGTAGTTCGGGCACAGGAGCGGATGAGCGGCCTGGTCCTCGACGTGGCGGACCCGGACTCGATCCGGGCGGCGGCCGACCAGGTAGTCCGCGACCATCCGGCGCTCAACGTCCTGGTCAACATGGCGGGGATCATGAAGTTCGAGGACGCCACGTCCAAGCGGTCGCTCGACGACGCCGAGGCGACGATAGCGACCAACCTCATGGGTCCGATCCGGATGACGGACGCGCTCATCGACCAGCTCACCGGGGCGGCGAACGCGGCGATCATCAACGTCTCGTCCGGACTCGGTTTCGTGCCGCTCACGACGACGCCGACCTACTCCGCGTCGAAGGCGGCGATCCACTTCTACACGGTCGCGCTGCGAGAGCAGCTGCGCGGCAAGGTCGAGGTGATCGAGCTGGTCCCCCCGGCGGTCGCGACCGAGCTGACACCCGGCCAGTCGAAGCGGCCCGGCTACATGCCACTTTCAGAGTTCATCGACGAGGTCATGGAGCTGCTCGGCCGACAGCCGACGCCGCCGGAGCTGCTGGTGGAGCGGGTCGCCATGCAGCGCTTCGCCGAGCGTGAGAACCGCTTCGACGCGACGCTGAAGAAGATGAACGAGATGGCAGCCGCCGCTCGGGCGCAGGCCGGCGGGTGA
- a CDS encoding thiazole biosynthesis protein ThiJ — protein sequence MDQKILIVVTNGGEFRKVGWRTGLWFSELTHFWDVAEAAGYAMDIASPAGGNVPIDPESLVISEMATAFGLEGAVSKHYRDRAYMDRLEHTLRVADVEPADYAAIYLAGGHGALFDFADSPDLAKLVADFYEADRIVSAVCHGPSGLLNVRLSSGDYLVAGKQLTGFSWSEEKGVKRDAAVPFSLEERLQRAGADYRKAVIPFVSYVVEDGRLITGQNPGSAHAVGEAVVKRLRADGALSG from the coding sequence ATGGATCAAAAGATTCTGATCGTCGTCACCAACGGCGGCGAGTTCCGGAAGGTCGGGTGGCGAACCGGCCTGTGGTTCAGCGAACTCACCCATTTCTGGGACGTCGCCGAGGCAGCGGGCTACGCGATGGACATCGCGAGCCCCGCCGGCGGGAACGTGCCGATCGACCCCGAGAGCCTCGTGATCAGCGAGATGGCGACCGCGTTCGGACTCGAAGGCGCGGTGTCGAAACACTACCGCGACCGGGCGTACATGGATCGCCTGGAGCACACGCTGCGGGTCGCCGACGTCGAGCCGGCCGACTACGCCGCGATCTACTTGGCCGGCGGCCATGGGGCGCTGTTCGACTTCGCCGACAGCCCCGACCTCGCGAAGCTGGTTGCCGACTTCTACGAAGCCGACCGGATCGTCTCGGCCGTCTGCCACGGGCCCAGCGGGCTCCTCAACGTCCGGCTGAGCAGCGGAGACTACCTCGTCGCGGGCAAGCAGCTGACCGGCTTTTCCTGGAGCGAGGAGAAGGGCGTCAAGCGCGACGCGGCTGTGCCCTTCAGCCTGGAAGAACGGTTGCAACGCGCCGGAGCCGATTACCGCAAGGCCGTGATCCCCTTCGTCAGCTACGTCGTCGAGGACGGCCGACTGATTACTGGCCAGAACCCCGGGAGCGCGCACGCGGTGGGTGAGGCGGTGGTCAAACGGCTCCGGGCGGACGGGGCGTTGTCAGGTTGA
- a CDS encoding oxidoreductase codes for MGPAHEPLFLATTHLSTRNNQIMSQALFAVITGSSSGIGLELAKLAAADGYTLLLAADRPFTQALEQLGQASVDTIHVDLSTAEGVAALDERIGGRPVDVLCANAGHGLGKAFLDEDFAEVRNLVETNVIGTIDLLQRVGRRMRDRNEGKILITGSIAGLIPGAYQAAYNASKAFLDSFSFALRNELKDTGVTVTCLMPNVTESEFWERAGTLDTKAGAGKKDPPEAPAKAGWDAMKAGKGDVSPGWISTLQRAIVRVLPGDTLAEMNAEQMRPGGGHAEKSDAARTT; via the coding sequence GTGGGTCCGGCCCACGAGCCGCTCTTCCTCGCCACCACCCACCTTTCGACTCGTAATAACCAGATCATGTCCCAAGCGCTCTTCGCCGTCATCACCGGATCGTCGTCCGGAATCGGGCTCGAGCTCGCGAAGCTAGCCGCCGCGGACGGCTACACGCTGCTGCTCGCTGCGGACCGCCCCTTCACCCAGGCGCTGGAACAGCTCGGGCAGGCGTCGGTGGACACGATCCACGTCGACCTGTCCACGGCCGAGGGCGTCGCTGCCCTGGACGAGCGGATCGGCGGCCGCCCCGTCGACGTGCTGTGCGCCAACGCCGGGCATGGACTCGGCAAGGCGTTCCTCGACGAAGACTTCGCCGAGGTCCGCAACCTCGTCGAGACCAACGTCATCGGCACCATCGACCTGCTCCAGCGTGTCGGCCGCCGGATGCGCGACCGCAACGAGGGCAAGATCCTGATCACCGGCTCGATCGCCGGCCTGATCCCCGGCGCCTACCAAGCCGCCTACAACGCCTCGAAGGCGTTCCTTGACAGCTTCAGCTTCGCGCTTCGCAACGAGCTGAAAGATACGGGCGTCACGGTCACGTGCCTGATGCCGAACGTCACCGAGAGCGAGTTCTGGGAGCGCGCCGGCACGCTCGATACCAAGGCCGGCGCGGGCAAGAAGGACCCGCCCGAGGCTCCGGCCAAGGCCGGTTGGGACGCGATGAAAGCGGGGAAGGGCGACGTGTCCCCGGGCTGGATCAGCACGCTCCAGCGCGCGATCGTGCGCGTCCTGCCTGGCGACACGCTCGCCGAGATGAACGCGGAGCAGATGCGTCCCGGTGGCGGCCACGCCGAGAAGTCGGACGCTGCACGGACAACCTGA
- a CDS encoding transcriptional regulator produces MTDLLRTPQSLTGARKEPGTGDPGIAGPRLRPWGDPDRAQLADFLRRRRAALRPADVALPPGARRRTHGLRREEIAALAGMSADYYSRLEQQRGPQPSEAVLAAVAAALRLSPDERDHLFRIAGHSAPGRPADAARPGSGLVRVLECVRDVPAQIVTELAETVRQNRLAVALLGVQTHFQGLDRSFAYRWFTDLPTRRLYPEEDHAERGRIMVADLRLSYSRAGPGSRAAALVQALLARSPEFATLWTRHEVARVPSGRKRIYNPQVGVVEIDCRVLFEPDQAHALLVYTTDPGSEAERQLAVLAESVDPGAR; encoded by the coding sequence ATGACGGACCTGCTGCGGACACCGCAGTCTCTCACGGGCGCGCGCAAGGAGCCAGGCACGGGCGATCCGGGGATCGCTGGTCCCAGGCTGCGGCCCTGGGGCGACCCGGACCGCGCACAACTGGCCGACTTCCTCCGGCGGCGGCGCGCGGCGCTCCGCCCGGCGGACGTCGCCCTCCCGCCGGGCGCGCGCCGCCGCACGCACGGGCTGCGGCGCGAGGAGATCGCCGCGCTGGCGGGAATGTCCGCAGACTATTACAGCCGCCTCGAGCAGCAGCGCGGCCCGCAGCCGTCGGAGGCCGTCCTCGCAGCAGTGGCAGCTGCCCTGCGGCTCTCGCCGGACGAGCGCGACCATCTGTTCCGGATCGCTGGGCACAGTGCCCCCGGCCGACCGGCAGACGCGGCGCGCCCCGGGTCGGGACTGGTCCGCGTGTTGGAGTGCGTGCGTGACGTGCCCGCCCAGATCGTCACCGAGCTGGCCGAGACCGTTCGGCAGAACCGCCTCGCCGTGGCGCTCCTCGGCGTGCAGACGCACTTCCAGGGGCTGGACCGCAGCTTCGCGTATCGGTGGTTCACCGACCTGCCCACGCGGCGGCTCTACCCCGAGGAGGACCACGCCGAGCGCGGCCGCATCATGGTCGCCGACCTGCGGCTGAGCTACTCGCGCGCGGGCCCAGGCTCCCGCGCGGCGGCGCTGGTGCAGGCGTTGCTCGCGCGCAGTCCGGAGTTCGCCACCCTGTGGACGCGCCACGAGGTCGCGCGGGTGCCGAGCGGGCGCAAGCGCATCTACAACCCGCAGGTGGGCGTCGTGGAGATCGACTGCCGGGTGCTGTTCGAGCCCGACCAGGCGCATGCGCTGCTCGTCTACACCACCGACCCCGGCAGCGAGGCCGAGCGGCAACTCGCGGTCCTCGCCGAGTCTGTCGACCCGGGCGCGCGCTGA
- a CDS encoding transposase — protein MSDKYAVIAAERGTYPVRWMCALLGVSVAGFYGAQRRPPGTRAAADERVRVEVRAAHAKSHRRYGAPRVHRELRAAGVRVAKKRVARLMREDGLVARRAQRRVRTTDSAHAHPVAPNVVARDFAVADQPGLDRVWVADFTYIPTREGWLFLAVVLDLASRRVVGWAVRETMETELVLAALHAALADRRPAPGLVCHSDRGSQYASAAYQVLLAASGAVPSMSAKGDCYDNAVAEAFFATLEHELLADVTFVSRAAARPAIFDFLFWYNGERRHSSLDYVSPVAYEQHLTARPARAA, from the coding sequence GTGAGCGACAAGTACGCCGTGATCGCGGCCGAGCGCGGGACGTACCCCGTGCGATGGATGTGCGCGCTGTTGGGCGTGAGCGTGGCCGGCTTCTACGGCGCACAGCGCCGGCCGCCGGGCACGCGCGCCGCCGCGGACGAGCGGGTGCGGGTGGAGGTGCGCGCCGCACACGCGAAGAGTCACCGGCGCTACGGGGCGCCGCGAGTGCATCGCGAGCTGCGCGCGGCCGGCGTACGCGTCGCCAAGAAGCGCGTCGCGCGGCTCATGCGCGAGGACGGCCTCGTGGCGCGCCGCGCGCAGCGCCGCGTACGCACGACCGACTCGGCGCATGCGCACCCGGTCGCGCCGAACGTGGTGGCGCGCGACTTCGCGGTCGCGGACCAGCCCGGGCTCGACCGCGTTTGGGTCGCCGATTTCACGTACATCCCCACGCGCGAGGGCTGGCTGTTCCTGGCGGTCGTGCTCGACCTGGCGAGCCGCCGCGTGGTGGGGTGGGCGGTGCGCGAGACGATGGAGACCGAGCTCGTGCTCGCGGCCCTGCATGCGGCGCTCGCCGACCGGCGCCCCGCGCCCGGGCTCGTGTGTCACTCGGATCGTGGGTCGCAATACGCGAGCGCGGCCTACCAGGTGCTGCTCGCTGCGTCTGGCGCGGTGCCGAGCATGAGCGCAAAAGGCGATTGCTACGATAATGCTGTTGCCGAGGCCTTCTTCGCGACGCTCGAACACGAGCTACTGGCTGATGTCACCTTCGTGTCGCGCGCGGCGGCGCGGCCCGCGATCTTCGACTTCCTCTTCTGGTACAACGGCGAGCGGCGCCACTCGAGCCTCGACTACGTGAGTCCCGTCGCCTATGAGCAGCACCTGACCGCGCGCCCCGCGCGAGCAGCCTAA
- a CDS encoding short-chain dehydrogenase/reductase, protein MQTVLITGAGTGFGNEAAMRLAEKGFDVIAAVQIYAQVEALERQAKDRGVAVRVEKLDVTHSGDRRKALRWDVEILVNNAGVLEGGSVLDIPGANMRHEFEVNVVGPLLLTQGIAKQMVRRGRGRIVWVSSREGLNVNPFTGLYSASKHAIEAIAQTMSLELQEFGVEVATVNPGPFLTGFNDRGFDTWQSWEDDPAERLYDYARLAFPRAQFDPEPVYATLTAVAAGEVDSFRNLEPTSMIDETKANIDKVWTKKTRDGLGTRPPELQQSYAMRPETSAGPAPA, encoded by the coding sequence ATGCAAACCGTCTTGATCACCGGCGCGGGCACGGGCTTCGGCAACGAGGCGGCGATGCGGCTGGCCGAGAAGGGGTTCGACGTCATCGCCGCGGTCCAGATCTACGCCCAGGTCGAGGCGCTGGAGCGCCAGGCCAAGGACCGCGGCGTCGCCGTCCGCGTCGAGAAGCTCGACGTGACGCACAGCGGCGACCGCCGGAAGGCGCTGCGGTGGGACGTGGAGATCCTCGTCAACAACGCGGGCGTGCTGGAGGGCGGGTCGGTGCTCGACATCCCCGGCGCGAACATGCGGCACGAGTTCGAGGTGAACGTGGTCGGCCCGCTCCTGCTGACGCAGGGGATCGCCAAGCAGATGGTCCGGCGCGGGCGGGGCCGGATCGTCTGGGTGTCGTCGCGCGAGGGGCTGAACGTCAACCCGTTCACCGGCCTCTACTCGGCCTCCAAGCACGCGATCGAGGCGATCGCCCAGACGATGAGCCTCGAGCTCCAGGAGTTCGGCGTCGAGGTCGCGACCGTCAACCCCGGCCCCTTCCTCACCGGGTTCAACGACCGCGGGTTCGACACGTGGCAGAGCTGGGAGGACGACCCGGCGGAGCGGCTCTACGACTACGCCCGGCTGGCGTTCCCCCGCGCGCAGTTCGACCCGGAACCCGTCTACGCCACGCTGACCGCGGTCGCGGCCGGGGAGGTGGACTCCTTCCGAAACCTCGAGCCCACGTCGATGATCGACGAGACGAAGGCCAACATCGACAAGGTCTGGACCAAGAAGACCCGGGACGGCCTGGGCACGCGCCCGCCCGAGCTCCAGCAGTCGTACGCCATGCGGCCGGAGACCTCGGCCGGTCCGGCCCCCGCGTGA
- the aes gene encoding esterase, translating to METLHLVDSAARGAVAQTPPFDLDRDTLPEFRSAVLAAYAQLAPPGPTPPEVRTVPGPAGAPGVRVLVYQPAATRPAGAKAPAVLYLHGGGFVVGTPDMMDAFSRALADEHGAVVVAVDYRLAPETPFPGPVEDCYAALTWLVAQADALGVDASRIAVVGHSAGGGLAAALALLARDRGVYALAGQVLIYPMLDARTGTPAAPVDNPTTGNFQWTRPMNRFGWGALGGDAGPDAIPPERRGHYSPALAADVTRLSPAFIAVGSVDLFLEESVAYALRLSRAGVPVELHVYDGGVHGFDLFPGPLREQLAADVRAAMRRMLAT from the coding sequence ATGGAGACGCTCCACCTGGTCGACTCGGCCGCGCGCGGCGCCGTCGCGCAGACGCCGCCGTTCGACCTCGACCGCGACACGCTGCCGGAGTTTCGGTCGGCCGTCCTTGCGGCGTACGCGCAGCTGGCCCCGCCCGGGCCGACCCCGCCCGAGGTGCGGACCGTGCCCGGCCCCGCGGGCGCGCCCGGCGTTCGCGTCCTCGTCTACCAGCCGGCCGCGACGCGCCCGGCCGGGGCGAAGGCGCCGGCCGTGCTCTACCTACACGGGGGCGGGTTCGTCGTCGGCACGCCCGACATGATGGACGCGTTCAGCCGCGCGCTCGCCGACGAGCACGGGGCCGTCGTGGTCGCGGTGGACTACCGCCTGGCGCCGGAGACGCCCTTTCCCGGGCCGGTGGAGGACTGCTACGCGGCCCTCACCTGGCTGGTCGCGCAGGCGGACGCGCTCGGCGTCGACGCGTCGCGCATCGCGGTCGTCGGCCACAGCGCGGGCGGCGGGCTTGCCGCCGCGCTCGCGCTGCTCGCGCGTGACCGAGGCGTGTACGCCCTCGCGGGACAGGTGCTGATCTACCCGATGCTCGACGCGCGCACGGGCACCCCCGCGGCCCCGGTCGACAACCCGACGACCGGGAATTTCCAGTGGACCCGGCCAATGAACCGATTCGGGTGGGGGGCGCTCGGCGGCGACGCCGGCCCCGACGCGATCCCGCCCGAGCGCCGCGGCCACTACTCGCCGGCGCTCGCCGCGGACGTGACGCGGCTGTCGCCGGCTTTCATCGCGGTGGGGTCGGTCGACTTGTTCCTCGAGGAAAGCGTCGCCTACGCGCTGCGGCTGTCGCGGGCGGGCGTGCCGGTCGAGTTGCACGTCTACGACGGCGGCGTGCACGGGTTCGACTTGTTCCCCGGCCCACTGCGCGAGCAGCTCGCCGCGGACGTGCGGGCGGCGATGCGTCGGATGCTGGCGACGTGA
- the ephA_2 gene encoding epoxide hydrolase, with protein MKHHRIDTNDVILHVAELGEGPAVLFVHGFPDTWRGWRRQMEAVAGAGYRALALDNRGYGESSRPDDPARYTQFYSVGDLVGVLALLGVEHATLVGHDFGAATVWSAAMMRPDLFPAVFALSVPPLVPGGTSFLQQMRDQGLTDFYMFRQMRPEAEVEWADAAVSVPGMLYWTSGLAPADGRWDPVDPARGLVRPSPIGVPPFADADDVAAAVGEFTRHGFRGPLNYYRAIQPYFDEAGAFAGAPIRQPSFFTVGAVDGMQRLRAATEAGLRPTLPGLRGFVELPGVGHWPQLEATAVVNDALLGFLRSL; from the coding sequence GTGAAGCACCACCGGATTGACACGAACGACGTCATCCTGCACGTGGCGGAGCTGGGTGAGGGCCCGGCTGTGCTGTTCGTGCACGGGTTCCCCGATACCTGGCGCGGCTGGCGGCGGCAGATGGAAGCGGTCGCCGGGGCCGGATACCGCGCTCTCGCGCTCGACAACCGCGGCTATGGCGAGAGCTCCCGGCCGGACGACCCGGCGCGCTACACACAGTTTTACTCGGTCGGGGACCTCGTCGGGGTGCTGGCCCTGCTCGGCGTCGAGCACGCGACCCTTGTCGGGCACGACTTCGGCGCGGCCACGGTGTGGAGTGCGGCCATGATGCGCCCCGATCTGTTCCCGGCGGTATTCGCCTTAAGCGTGCCCCCGCTAGTGCCGGGCGGGACGAGCTTTCTCCAACAGATGCGGGACCAGGGGCTCACCGACTTCTACATGTTCCGCCAGATGCGCCCCGAGGCAGAGGTGGAGTGGGCCGACGCCGCCGTCTCGGTCCCGGGCATGTTGTACTGGACCTCGGGGCTCGCCCCAGCGGACGGGCGCTGGGACCCGGTCGACCCCGCCCGCGGGCTGGTCCGCCCCTCCCCGATCGGCGTCCCGCCGTTCGCGGACGCCGACGACGTGGCGGCGGCCGTGGGCGAGTTCACGCGGCACGGGTTCCGCGGGCCCCTCAACTATTACCGCGCTATCCAGCCCTACTTCGACGAGGCGGGCGCCTTCGCGGGGGCCCCGATTCGGCAGCCGTCCTTCTTCACGGTTGGCGCCGTGGACGGCATGCAGCGCCTGCGGGCGGCCACCGAGGCGGGGCTGCGCCCCACGCTCCCGGGCCTGCGCGGCTTCGTGGAGCTGCCTGGCGTCGGGCACTGGCCGCAGCTGGAGGCCACGGCGGTGGTGAACGACGCCCTCCTCGGCTTCCTGCGTTCGCTCTGA